One window of the Crassaminicella thermophila genome contains the following:
- a CDS encoding TlpA family protein disulfide reductase, which yields MKKKSLVILMAVVVSILTVACDKSVDNIANTQNKNKIQQTESNDEVLKGKKMRFDELGLEYYIPEVWAEKGGISPVCVVPGKYGVDYIVAQIPYEFVPTEFIRELTEEAQNAKTEEGQTKIFEKYQNKAKDFFNIIVLDKSKEKNGPKENIERKEKVFLQYKYHEKVAEKDNLECYLLYNDEYDESGLSEEEKKEFKEVREGIEEFKKNIKLFTPIDPSEKMAGYQNIEFKTKTIDGKEIDSSIFKDYELTMVNIWATYCGPCIEEMPDIQMLYDEVKEENINVIGIVFDTPDEENEALAKEILEKKGAKFVNIIPDEKLIEGVLKDISGVPTTIFVDKKGNTVGKTIVGSRSKEEYKKEIYERLESLK from the coding sequence ATGAAAAAAAAATCTTTAGTAATTCTTATGGCAGTAGTAGTTAGTATATTAACTGTAGCTTGTGATAAATCTGTAGATAATATTGCAAATACTCAGAATAAAAATAAAATACAACAAACAGAAAGTAATGATGAAGTTTTAAAAGGTAAAAAAATGAGATTTGATGAACTTGGATTGGAATATTATATACCAGAAGTATGGGCTGAAAAAGGAGGTATATCTCCAGTTTGTGTAGTGCCTGGAAAATATGGAGTAGATTATATAGTAGCGCAAATTCCGTATGAGTTTGTACCAACTGAATTTATTAGAGAATTAACTGAAGAAGCTCAAAATGCAAAAACTGAGGAAGGACAAACAAAGATATTCGAAAAATATCAGAATAAAGCAAAAGATTTCTTTAACATTATAGTACTTGATAAAAGTAAAGAGAAGAACGGGCCAAAAGAAAACATAGAAAGAAAAGAAAAAGTTTTCCTACAGTATAAATATCATGAAAAAGTAGCAGAAAAAGATAATTTAGAATGTTATCTATTATATAATGATGAATATGATGAAAGTGGGTTATCTGAGGAAGAAAAGAAAGAATTTAAAGAAGTTCGAGAGGGTATTGAGGAATTTAAGAAGAATATAAAATTATTTACACCAATTGATCCAAGTGAAAAAATGGCTGGTTATCAAAATATAGAATTTAAAACAAAAACCATTGATGGAAAAGAAATAGACAGTAGTATATTTAAAGATTATGAACTTACAATGGTAAATATATGGGCAACATACTGTGGACCTTGTATTGAAGAAATGCCTGATATTCAAATGCTTTATGATGAAGTAAAAGAAGAAAATATAAATGTAATTGGTATTGTTTTTGATACACCTGATGAGGAAAATGAAGCACTTGCAAAAGAAATACTTGAGAAAAAAGGTGCAAAATTTGTGAATATAATCCCTGATGAAAAATTAATAGAAGGTGTATTAAAAGACATATCAGGAGTTCCAACAACTATATTTGTTGACAAGAAAGGGAATACGGTTGGTAAAACTATAGTGGGTAGTCGTAGCAAAGAAGAATACAAGAAAGAAATATATGAAAGATTAGAAAGTTTAAAATAA
- a CDS encoding 4Fe-4S binding protein, with amino-acid sequence MDKRRLSQIIATIINNANISGFFEKSIYKGPIKNVCVPGLNCYSCPGAIGSCPIGSMQAVIGSIKYNISLYIVGFISLMGIIFGRFICGWLCPFGLFQDLLYKIPFKKIKVNKKINNVLKYFKYVVLVIFVILLPIFLVNEFGMSPPYFCEYICPAGILEGGIPLVLFNESLREIIGLLFVWKMFILVGITVTSIFIYRSFCRYLCPLGALYGLFNPISFYKFKIDKNMCTNCNDCVRKCNMNIEIYKNPNSIECIRCGDCIKTCPAKAIKKEVSL; translated from the coding sequence TTGGATAAAAGAAGATTATCTCAAATAATTGCTACTATAATTAATAATGCGAATATAAGTGGTTTTTTTGAAAAAAGCATATATAAGGGGCCTATTAAAAATGTATGTGTTCCAGGACTTAATTGTTATTCTTGTCCTGGAGCCATAGGATCTTGTCCTATTGGTTCTATGCAGGCGGTTATAGGAAGTATAAAATATAATATTTCATTATATATAGTAGGTTTTATTTCTTTAATGGGAATAATATTTGGTAGATTTATTTGTGGGTGGTTATGTCCTTTTGGATTATTTCAGGACTTACTTTACAAAATACCATTCAAAAAGATTAAAGTTAATAAAAAAATAAATAATGTATTAAAGTATTTTAAATATGTTGTTTTGGTTATCTTTGTAATATTATTACCAATATTTTTAGTAAATGAATTTGGAATGAGTCCACCTTATTTCTGTGAGTATATATGTCCAGCAGGTATTTTAGAAGGTGGAATACCCTTAGTATTATTCAATGAATCTTTAAGAGAAATTATTGGACTTTTATTTGTATGGAAAATGTTTATTTTAGTTGGGATTACTGTAACTTCAATATTTATATACAGGTCATTCTGTAGATATCTGTGTCCTTTAGGTGCACTCTATGGATTATTTAATCCTATAAGTTTTTATAAATTTAAAATAGATAAAAATATGTGTACAAACTGTAATGATTGTGTAAGAAAGTGTAATATGAATATAGAAATTTATAAAAATCCTAATAGTATAGAGTGTATTAGATGTGGAGATTGTATTAAAACATGTCCTGCAAAAGCAATCAAAAAAGAGGTAAGTTTATAA
- a CDS encoding pyridoxal phosphate-dependent aminotransferase: MHLSERIISMPSSPMRKLAPFADAAKQQGKKIYHLNIGQPDIATPENFMLAVKNFNEKVLAYSSSQGMPQLIDAIIKYYKKYDMHFEKDEVLITNGGSEALLFTLQAIGDYNDEIIIPEPFYPNYNGFANMAGIKVIPITTKAEFGFHLPEREVIEQKITNKTRAILLSNPGNPTGVVYTKEEIMLLADIAKKHDLFIIADEVYREFVYSDSGYTSFGNIKDIEDRVIMIDSVSKRFSACGARIGAILSKNKELIAQILKFCQSRLCCPTLEQIGATELFNVSDKYFEEVINEYRKRRDVVYKGLQEIPGIICQEPKGAFYVIAKLPIEDAEDFVKWLLTDFHLDNETIMLTPAKGFYATPNSGLDEVRIAYILNEDDLKQAMHILKVALDTYPKKK; this comes from the coding sequence ATGCATCTTTCTGAAAGAATTATATCTATGCCATCATCTCCCATGAGAAAACTAGCACCTTTTGCTGATGCTGCAAAACAGCAGGGGAAAAAAATTTATCATTTAAATATTGGTCAACCTGATATTGCAACACCGGAAAATTTTATGTTAGCTGTTAAGAATTTTAATGAAAAAGTATTAGCTTACTCTTCTTCTCAAGGAATGCCTCAATTAATTGATGCAATTATAAAATATTACAAAAAATATGATATGCATTTTGAAAAAGATGAAGTTTTAATAACAAATGGTGGTAGTGAAGCTTTATTATTTACACTACAAGCTATTGGAGATTATAATGATGAAATCATAATTCCTGAACCATTTTATCCAAACTATAATGGATTTGCTAATATGGCAGGAATAAAAGTAATCCCTATTACGACAAAAGCTGAATTTGGATTTCATTTACCAGAAAGAGAAGTAATTGAACAAAAAATTACAAATAAGACAAGAGCTATATTGTTATCAAATCCTGGTAACCCTACAGGTGTTGTTTATACGAAGGAAGAAATTATGCTCTTAGCTGATATAGCAAAAAAACATGACCTATTTATTATTGCTGATGAAGTTTATAGAGAATTTGTATATAGCGATTCAGGATATACAAGCTTTGGTAATATCAAAGATATCGAAGACCGTGTGATTATGATCGATAGTGTTTCAAAAAGATTTAGTGCATGTGGTGCTAGAATAGGTGCTATTTTAAGTAAAAACAAAGAACTAATTGCACAAATCCTAAAGTTTTGTCAAAGCAGATTATGCTGTCCAACCCTTGAACAGATTGGTGCTACTGAACTTTTTAATGTTTCTGATAAATATTTCGAAGAAGTTATAAATGAATACAGAAAAAGAAGAGATGTTGTATATAAAGGTCTTCAAGAAATTCCTGGTATCATCTGTCAAGAACCTAAGGGGGCTTTTTATGTAATTGCCAAGTTACCTATTGAAGATGCCGAAGATTTTGTAAAATGGCTCTTAACAGATTTTCATTTAGATAATGAAACCATTATGCTTACACCTGCTAAAGGATTTTATGCAACACCAAATTCTGGTTTAGATGAAGTAAGAATTGCATATATTCTTAATGAAGATGATTTAAAGCAAGCTATGCATATCTTAAAAGTTGCTTTAGATACATATCCTAAAAAGAAATAA
- a CDS encoding SEC-C metal-binding domain-containing protein, which yields MSLYENWKKIAYEHETQQSFDKFWNEYADTEKKIYEDVLENHTKAFEGVVKELAQKYDTSNEYFIGFLDGINDSLKNALDVETITEDSAVNLEIDFEKLYYNMLEAKADYLYNLPQWEKILDKEKRKEITKAQRSAKTVVKENKIGRNELCPCGSGKKYKKCCGK from the coding sequence ATGAGTTTATATGAGAATTGGAAAAAAATAGCTTATGAACATGAAACACAACAAAGCTTTGATAAATTTTGGAATGAGTATGCTGATACAGAGAAAAAAATCTATGAAGATGTATTAGAAAATCATACAAAAGCCTTTGAAGGTGTAGTAAAAGAATTAGCACAAAAGTATGATACGTCTAATGAATACTTTATAGGTTTCTTAGATGGAATAAATGATAGCTTAAAGAATGCTTTAGATGTAGAAACGATTACAGAAGATAGTGCTGTTAATCTAGAAATTGATTTTGAGAAGCTTTATTATAATATGTTAGAAGCGAAAGCTGATTATTTATACAATCTACCGCAGTGGGAAAAAATATTGGACAAAGAAAAAAGAAAAGAGATTACAAAAGCTCAAAGAAGTGCAAAAACAGTTGTAAAAGAAAATAAAATTGGTAGAAATGAACTATGTCCATGTGGGAGTGGTAAAAAATACAAAAAATGTTGTGGAAAATAA
- a CDS encoding CD1871A family CXXC motif-containing protein encodes MEERLWKYRILFISISFIAGGIYRKEVSIVFRKAVNVCLECIGIG; translated from the coding sequence ATGGAAGAAAGGCTATGGAAGTATAGAATTCTATTTATAAGTATAAGTTTTATAGCTGGAGGTATATATAGAAAAGAAGTAAGCATTGTTTTTAGAAAAGCAGTAAATGTATGTTTGGAGTGTATAGGAATTGGATAA
- a CDS encoding sensor histidine kinase, whose protein sequence is MKWRLTLRFVFTVISVVIIVIIINIVSIIALFIGNTINNQDNKLLEQLGPEDFVRNFHSYVVSSGKNVYVSYEGKKVLDRKKTWIQILDENGKEVYSYKRPENAFTKYTPFQIVNGYKYRGGIGAPSTIFIGEKTIGDIQYTYIIGFPMQKVDKKVLTYNIDEMRIFIKKITIIVLVIDAIIALFFGYLFSRRLTKPLGDIISGVEKLGEGEYDIYYAPKGVYSDVYHNLNILSDILKSNKRERMKLDKMREDWIANISHDIKTPLASIKGYAEILSDDDYEFSNEEIKAYAEIIHQKANYIKELVDDLNLATKLKNKTSIINKKEINLVKLVRETIIDLLNDPNYSDRNIHFISVENIILKEIDGILIKRVISNLLYNALIHNDAKVKIEVKLIKDEKVHIFVKDNGKGIKSEELKYIFDRYYRGTNTGKRHKGSGLGMAIAKEIVKAHGGDIKIRSILGEGTEIEVIL, encoded by the coding sequence ATGAAATGGAGGTTAACTTTAAGGTTTGTATTCACTGTAATTTCAGTAGTAATTATAGTGATTATTATAAATATAGTTTCTATTATAGCACTATTTATAGGAAATACTATAAATAATCAAGACAATAAGCTTTTAGAGCAACTTGGGCCAGAAGATTTTGTAAGGAATTTTCATAGTTATGTAGTAAGTAGTGGAAAAAATGTGTATGTAAGTTATGAGGGGAAGAAAGTATTGGATCGTAAGAAAACGTGGATACAAATTTTAGATGAAAACGGGAAAGAGGTATATAGTTATAAAAGACCAGAAAATGCATTTACTAAATATACACCTTTTCAGATTGTTAATGGTTATAAATATAGAGGTGGAATAGGTGCTCCATCAACCATATTTATAGGGGAAAAAACGATTGGAGATATACAATATACTTATATTATTGGGTTTCCTATGCAAAAAGTTGATAAAAAAGTTTTAACTTATAATATAGATGAAATGAGAATTTTTATAAAAAAGATAACTATAATTGTGCTTGTAATTGATGCTATAATTGCTTTATTTTTTGGATATTTATTTAGCAGAAGGCTTACAAAACCTTTAGGTGATATTATTAGTGGGGTAGAAAAATTAGGAGAGGGAGAGTACGATATTTATTACGCTCCAAAGGGAGTATATAGTGATGTTTATCATAATTTAAATATCCTTTCAGATATACTTAAAAGCAATAAAAGAGAACGTATGAAGCTAGATAAGATGAGGGAGGACTGGATTGCAAATATATCCCACGATATAAAAACTCCTTTAGCATCTATTAAGGGATATGCAGAGATTTTAAGTGATGATGACTATGAATTTTCTAATGAAGAAATTAAAGCATACGCAGAAATCATTCATCAAAAAGCCAATTATATAAAAGAGCTTGTTGATGATTTAAATTTAGCCACAAAACTTAAAAATAAAACTTCTATTATTAATAAAAAAGAAATCAACTTAGTAAAATTAGTTAGAGAAACTATTATTGATCTATTAAATGATCCTAATTATAGCGATAGAAATATCCATTTTATTTCTGTGGAAAATATTATTTTAAAGGAAATAGATGGCATTTTAATAAAAAGGGTAATTAGCAATCTTTTATATAATGCTCTTATTCACAATGATGCTAAGGTAAAAATAGAAGTTAAGCTTATTAAAGATGAAAAAGTACACATATTTGTAAAAGACAATGGAAAGGGAATAAAATCAGAAGAACTTAAGTATATTTTTGATAGATATTACAGAGGGACAAATACTGGTAAAAGACATAAAGGTTCTGGACTTGGAATGGCTATAGCTAAGGAAATAGTAAAGGCACATGGTGGAGATATAAAAATAAGAAGTATACTAGGAGAGGGGACAGAAATAGAGGTTATATTATAA
- a CDS encoding response regulator transcription factor translates to METLVKEKKILIVDDEKDILKLLSTVLTKEGFKKIYTAETGEQGLKLFKSLKPDIILLDIMLPDKEGYEVCKKIRESSMVPILFLSAKSEEMDKILGFALGGDDYVTKPFSPKEVAYRVKAHLRKNSINSNEDKNISFGSFEINEEKLEVKKNGIILDLKPKELKLFLYMAKHPNQIISKERICNEVWGEDYIGFDNTIMVHIRRLREKIEENPSKPKYIINVKGLGYKLVVKDE, encoded by the coding sequence ATGGAAACACTAGTAAAGGAAAAGAAAATATTGATTGTAGATGATGAAAAAGATATATTAAAATTATTATCAACAGTATTAACTAAGGAAGGGTTTAAAAAAATATATACAGCAGAAACAGGAGAACAGGGATTAAAGTTGTTTAAATCTTTAAAGCCAGATATTATCCTTTTAGATATAATGCTTCCAGATAAAGAAGGCTATGAGGTTTGTAAGAAAATTAGGGAAAGCTCTATGGTTCCAATTTTATTTTTATCTGCAAAATCAGAAGAAATGGATAAAATACTTGGGTTTGCTTTAGGAGGAGATGATTATGTAACAAAACCTTTTAGCCCAAAAGAGGTAGCTTATAGGGTTAAGGCACACCTAAGAAAAAATTCTATAAATTCAAATGAGGATAAGAACATATCTTTTGGTTCTTTTGAAATAAATGAGGAAAAACTAGAAGTCAAAAAGAATGGGATAATTCTTGACCTTAAGCCTAAGGAGTTAAAATTGTTTTTATATATGGCAAAGCATCCTAATCAAATTATTAGCAAAGAGAGAATTTGTAATGAGGTATGGGGAGAAGATTATATAGGTTTTGATAATACAATAATGGTACATATAAGAAGACTTAGGGAGAAAATAGAGGAGAATCCATCAAAGCCTAAATACATTATAAATGTTAAAGGTCTTGGATATAAGCTAGTGGTAAAGGATGAGTAG
- a CDS encoding homoserine dehydrogenase, whose product MNCIKIGILGLGNVGKGVWNIIEENKNKIDNYLGSNLEIKKILVRDIHKNRGIAIPQEKLTTNPLEIIQDPEIDIIIEVIGGIDTAFEYIKQAFENGKHVVTANKAVIATHGNKLRALAQRYGVELRYEASVGGGIPIINTLTQSLSANKIDELVGIINGTTNYILTQMSDFGMDFDDALKLAQEKGYAEADPTSDIEGEDVAFKLSILIAVAFGIHIEPHEIPREGITKISKKDIEYASQLGYKIKLFATAKKFDNNFEFHVHPTLVPSNHPLASVSNEFNALFIRGNAVGELMLYGKGAGSMPTGSAVMGDILEIGKIIGTNYKSTPLDVVSEKHLNIIGEGISQYYIHTEVIDEPGVLGKIASTFGKYGISLESVVQRGRGNSTVPLVFITHEIERKQLDKALEEIQNNNIINKVASILRVENL is encoded by the coding sequence ATGAACTGTATAAAAATAGGCATATTAGGTCTAGGTAATGTTGGTAAAGGAGTATGGAATATTATAGAAGAGAATAAAAATAAAATCGATAATTATCTAGGTAGCAACCTAGAAATCAAAAAAATTCTCGTTAGGGATATTCATAAAAACAGAGGAATTGCTATACCTCAAGAAAAATTAACTACTAATCCTTTAGAAATTATTCAAGATCCCGAAATTGATATTATCATTGAAGTAATAGGAGGAATTGATACTGCGTTTGAATATATAAAACAAGCCTTTGAAAATGGAAAACATGTTGTCACAGCGAATAAAGCTGTAATTGCAACACATGGAAACAAGCTTCGTGCTTTAGCACAAAGATATGGTGTAGAACTAAGATATGAAGCTAGTGTAGGTGGAGGAATTCCTATTATCAATACATTAACACAAAGCCTATCTGCAAATAAGATAGATGAACTTGTAGGAATTATTAACGGAACAACAAACTATATTCTTACACAAATGAGTGATTTTGGAATGGATTTTGATGACGCTTTAAAATTAGCACAAGAAAAAGGCTATGCTGAAGCTGATCCAACATCTGATATTGAAGGAGAAGATGTAGCTTTTAAACTTTCAATTTTAATTGCTGTTGCTTTTGGAATCCATATTGAACCCCACGAAATTCCAAGAGAAGGTATTACAAAAATTTCAAAAAAAGATATTGAATATGCATCTCAATTAGGATATAAAATAAAACTTTTTGCTACAGCAAAGAAATTTGATAATAATTTTGAATTCCATGTACACCCAACATTAGTACCTTCAAATCATCCATTAGCCTCTGTAAGCAATGAATTTAATGCACTATTCATACGTGGAAACGCCGTAGGTGAACTTATGCTATATGGAAAAGGAGCAGGTTCTATGCCGACAGGAAGTGCGGTAATGGGGGATATTTTAGAAATTGGAAAGATTATTGGAACTAATTATAAATCTACACCGTTAGATGTTGTAAGTGAAAAACACTTAAATATTATTGGGGAAGGAATTAGTCAATACTATATACACACAGAAGTCATCGATGAACCAGGTGTTCTAGGAAAAATAGCATCCACATTTGGAAAATATGGAATAAGCTTAGAATCTGTCGTTCAAAGAGGAAGAGGAAATTCTACTGTTCCCCTTGTATTTATTACTCATGAAATAGAACGCAAACAATTAGATAAAGCATTAGAAGAGATTCAAAATAATAATATAATAAATAAAGTTGCAAGTATATTAAGAGTAGAAAATCTTTAA
- a CDS encoding ABC transporter ATP-binding protein yields MNKLELKNLTKTYGTKNANSNITITFENGVYGLLGPNGAGKTTLMKQITTLIEPSKGEIIYNGKNIKELDEKYRDLIGYLPQDFGVYKNFSAKQFLQYVAALKGLSGKYARKKIDKLLKLVGLYEVRNKAVGKFSGGMKRRVGIAQALLNDPKILVLDEPTAGLDPQERARFRNLISQMSKEKIIILSTHIISDIESIAKETIMIKDGAILMKGSHKDILLGMEGKVYRIKTDSENEVYEIQNKYKVVNIQRGVNDVELRIISDNVPQYKETKAVEPKFEDVYMFYFDLENTKEM; encoded by the coding sequence ATGAATAAACTTGAATTAAAAAATTTAACAAAAACTTATGGAACAAAAAATGCAAATAGTAATATAACAATCACTTTTGAAAATGGTGTATATGGACTTTTAGGACCAAATGGCGCAGGAAAAACTACATTGATGAAGCAAATAACAACTTTAATAGAGCCTTCAAAGGGAGAAATTATCTACAATGGTAAGAATATAAAAGAGTTAGATGAGAAGTATAGAGATTTAATAGGCTATCTTCCACAGGATTTTGGGGTATATAAAAACTTTTCTGCAAAACAATTTTTACAGTATGTAGCAGCTTTAAAAGGATTGAGTGGGAAATATGCTAGGAAAAAAATAGATAAGCTTTTAAAGCTTGTAGGATTATACGAAGTGAGAAATAAGGCAGTTGGTAAGTTTTCAGGGGGAATGAAAAGAAGAGTTGGAATTGCACAAGCTTTATTAAATGATCCTAAGATTTTAGTTTTAGATGAGCCAACAGCAGGACTTGATCCTCAAGAAAGAGCAAGATTTAGAAATCTTATTTCACAAATGTCTAAGGAAAAAATCATCATATTATCTACTCATATTATTTCAGATATAGAATCTATAGCGAAGGAAACGATTATGATAAAAGATGGAGCTATTCTTATGAAGGGAAGCCATAAAGATATACTTCTAGGCATGGAAGGTAAAGTTTATAGAATAAAAACTGATAGTGAAAATGAGGTTTATGAAATACAGAATAAGTATAAAGTAGTAAATATTCAACGTGGAGTTAATGATGTAGAGCTTAGAATTATAAGCGATAATGTGCCTCAATATAAAGAAACAAAAGCAGTAGAACCAAAATTTGAGGATGTTTATATGTTCTACTTTGATTTGGAAAATACAAAGGAGATGTAA
- the hemL gene encoding glutamate-1-semialdehyde 2,1-aminomutase — MNFNKSKILFEEAKKFIPGGVNSPVRAFRSVSVDPPFIMKGKGSKIYDVDGNEYIDYIGSWGPLILGHAHDKVVEALKEVIDMGTSYGAPTEIETRLAKLVCEAVPSVEMIRMVNSGTEATMSALRLARGYTGRKMIVKFEGNYHGHSDSLLIKAGSGALTHGVPDSPGVPIEIAKNTITAGYNDIDGIKKIFETYGEEIAGVIIEPIAGNMGVVPATQEFMDTLRKITNEYGALLIIDEVMTGFRVSYHCAQSLYKIEPDITTFGKIIGGGLPVGAYGGKKEIMEKISPVGPVYQAGTLSGNPLAMTAGYVTLKILKDNPEIYDDLEKKSKKLSDGFKENAEKLGIKASFNRVGSMLCMFFTDKAVVDFKSAMTSDTNKFSLYFEEMLKQGIYLAPSQFEAAFVSAAHSQEDIEKTIQANYNALKKIV; from the coding sequence ATGAATTTTAATAAATCTAAAATATTATTTGAAGAAGCTAAAAAATTTATTCCTGGTGGAGTAAATAGTCCTGTAAGAGCATTTAGATCTGTTTCTGTTGATCCTCCTTTTATTATGAAAGGAAAGGGAAGTAAAATATATGATGTAGATGGAAATGAATATATTGATTATATTGGATCTTGGGGACCTTTGATTTTAGGACATGCGCATGATAAAGTTGTAGAGGCTTTAAAAGAAGTTATAGATATGGGAACAAGCTATGGTGCACCTACAGAGATAGAAACAAGGCTTGCCAAATTAGTCTGTGAAGCAGTACCTTCTGTTGAAATGATAAGAATGGTAAATTCAGGAACAGAAGCAACCATGAGTGCTTTAAGGCTAGCAAGAGGTTATACTGGAAGAAAAATGATTGTAAAATTTGAAGGAAATTATCATGGACATTCAGACAGTTTATTGATCAAAGCCGGTTCAGGTGCGTTAACCCATGGTGTACCTGATAGTCCAGGAGTTCCGATAGAAATTGCAAAAAATACAATAACAGCAGGTTACAATGATATAGATGGCATAAAGAAAATATTTGAAACTTATGGAGAAGAAATTGCAGGGGTAATTATTGAGCCGATAGCAGGAAACATGGGAGTTGTACCAGCTACTCAAGAATTTATGGATACTCTTAGAAAGATTACAAATGAGTATGGTGCATTACTCATTATTGATGAAGTTATGACAGGCTTTCGCGTATCTTACCATTGTGCGCAAAGCTTATATAAAATAGAACCAGATATTACTACTTTTGGAAAAATAATAGGTGGAGGACTTCCTGTAGGAGCATATGGAGGGAAAAAAGAAATAATGGAAAAGATTTCACCTGTAGGTCCAGTGTATCAGGCAGGTACATTATCAGGAAATCCTCTAGCAATGACAGCAGGTTATGTTACATTAAAAATATTAAAAGACAATCCAGAAATTTATGATGATTTAGAAAAAAAATCAAAAAAGTTATCAGATGGATTTAAAGAAAATGCTGAGAAACTAGGTATAAAAGCAAGCTTTAATAGAGTAGGATCTATGCTTTGTATGTTTTTTACAGATAAAGCTGTTGTTGATTTTAAATCGGCTATGACGAGTGATACAAATAAATTTTCATTGTACTTTGAAGAAATGTTAAAACAGGGAATATATTTGGCTCCATCACAATTTGAAGCAGCCTTTGTTTCAGCAGCACATAGCCAAGAAGATATAGAAAAGACAATACAAGCAAATTATAATGCTTTGAAAAAGATTGTTTAA